The following proteins come from a genomic window of Streptomyces sp. GS7:
- a CDS encoding TetR/AcrR family transcriptional regulator encodes MAAATDGRAGKRPRSVWLTERPPVKRKADQPAGLDLDKIVAATVRLLDAEGLAKFSMRRLAAELGVTAMSVYWYVDTKDDLLELAVDAVAGEMALPDESEDTADWRDQLRALATAYRDMLLCHPWAARLLGEFINIGPHSTAFSNATLRVMARSGLDPDQTSGALASIFHFVYGFSTIRALHEARCRAAGISLDDYFGQVVAAISDRPEFAETLELSARADHARRGASARDMLDRDFGFALDLQIAGIDAMRADRDGPRTRD; translated from the coding sequence ATGGCAGCAGCGACGGACGGCCGCGCCGGAAAACGGCCGCGCAGCGTCTGGCTGACCGAGCGCCCCCCGGTCAAGCGGAAGGCGGACCAGCCGGCCGGACTCGACCTCGACAAGATCGTCGCGGCGACGGTCCGGCTGCTGGACGCGGAGGGCCTGGCGAAGTTCTCGATGCGCCGCCTCGCCGCCGAACTCGGCGTCACCGCCATGTCCGTCTACTGGTACGTGGACACCAAGGACGACCTCCTCGAACTGGCGGTGGACGCGGTCGCCGGCGAGATGGCCCTGCCCGACGAGTCCGAGGACACCGCCGACTGGCGCGACCAGCTCCGCGCCCTCGCCACCGCCTACCGCGACATGCTGCTGTGCCACCCCTGGGCGGCCCGGCTGCTCGGCGAGTTCATCAACATCGGCCCGCACTCCACGGCCTTCTCCAACGCCACCCTCCGCGTGATGGCGCGCAGCGGCCTGGACCCCGACCAGACCTCCGGCGCCCTGGCGTCCATCTTCCACTTCGTCTACGGCTTCTCGACCATCCGCGCCCTGCACGAGGCCCGCTGCCGCGCCGCCGGCATCAGCCTCGACGACTACTTCGGCCAGGTCGTCGCCGCCATCTCCGACCGCCCCGAGTTCGCCGAGACCCTGGAACTCTCCGCCCGCGCCGACCACGCCCGACGCGGCGCCAGCGCCCGGGACATGCTCGACCGCGACTTCGGCTTCGCCCTCGACCTCCAGATCGCCGGCATCGACGCCATGCGGGCGGACCGCGACGGACCCCGTACGCGGGACTGA